Proteins co-encoded in one Cricetulus griseus strain 17A/GY chromosome 1 unlocalized genomic scaffold, alternate assembly CriGri-PICRH-1.0 chr1_1, whole genome shotgun sequence genomic window:
- the Rps24 gene encoding 40S ribosomal protein S24 isoform X6 — translation MNDTVTIRTRKFMTNRLLQRKQMVIDVLHPGKATVPKTEIREKLAKMYKTTPDVIFVFGFRTHFGGGKTTGFGMIYDSLDYAKKNEPKHRLARHGLYEKKKTSRKQRKERKNRMKKVRGTAKANVGAGKK, via the exons ATG AATGACACAGTAACGATCCGGACCAGGAAGTTCATGACTAACCGTCTGCTTCAGAGGAAACAGATG gTCATTGATGTCCTTCACCCTGGGAAGGCAACAGTACCAAAGACAGAAATTCGGGAAAAGTTAGCCAAAATGTACAAAACCACACCAGATGTCATCTTTGTGTTCGGATTCAGAACCCACTTTGGTGGCGGCAAAACAACTGGCTTTGGCATGATCTATGATTCTCTAGATTATGCAAAGAAGAACGAGCCCAAACACAGACTTGCAAGA CATGGCCTttatgagaagaaaaagacatcCCGAAAACAACGTAAGGAACGCAAGAACAGAATGAAGAAGGTCAGGGGGACTGCAAAGGCCAATGTTGGTGCTGGCAAAAAG TGA
- the Rps24 gene encoding 40S ribosomal protein S24 isoform X5 codes for MNDTVTIRTRKFMTNRLLQRKQMVIDVLHPGKATVPKTEIREKLAKMYKTTPDVIFVFGFRTHFGGGKTTGFGMIYDSLDYAKKNEPKHRLARHGLYEKKKTSRKQRKERKNRMKKVRGTAKANVGAGKKK; via the exons ATG AATGACACAGTAACGATCCGGACCAGGAAGTTCATGACTAACCGTCTGCTTCAGAGGAAACAGATG gTCATTGATGTCCTTCACCCTGGGAAGGCAACAGTACCAAAGACAGAAATTCGGGAAAAGTTAGCCAAAATGTACAAAACCACACCAGATGTCATCTTTGTGTTCGGATTCAGAACCCACTTTGGTGGCGGCAAAACAACTGGCTTTGGCATGATCTATGATTCTCTAGATTATGCAAAGAAGAACGAGCCCAAACACAGACTTGCAAGA CATGGCCTttatgagaagaaaaagacatcCCGAAAACAACGTAAGGAACGCAAGAACAGAATGAAGAAGGTCAGGGGGACTGCAAAGGCCAATGTTGGTGCTGGCAAAAAG AAATGA
- the Rps24 gene encoding 40S ribosomal protein S24 isoform X4, which yields MNDTVTIRTRKFMTNRLLQRKQMVIDVLHPGKATVPKTEIREKLAKMYKTTPDVIFVFGFRTHFGGGKTTGFGMIYDSLDYAKKNEPKHRLARHGLYEKKKTSRKQRKERKNRMKKVRGTAKANVGAGKKPKE from the exons ATG AATGACACAGTAACGATCCGGACCAGGAAGTTCATGACTAACCGTCTGCTTCAGAGGAAACAGATG gTCATTGATGTCCTTCACCCTGGGAAGGCAACAGTACCAAAGACAGAAATTCGGGAAAAGTTAGCCAAAATGTACAAAACCACACCAGATGTCATCTTTGTGTTCGGATTCAGAACCCACTTTGGTGGCGGCAAAACAACTGGCTTTGGCATGATCTATGATTCTCTAGATTATGCAAAGAAGAACGAGCCCAAACACAGACTTGCAAGA CATGGCCTttatgagaagaaaaagacatcCCGAAAACAACGTAAGGAACGCAAGAACAGAATGAAGAAGGTCAGGGGGACTGCAAAGGCCAATGTTGGTGCTGGCAAAAAG CCAAAGGAGTAG